The Corallococcus soli genome includes a window with the following:
- a CDS encoding potassium channel family protein, with the protein MKSFSARLMVDLRYLRALSRRFRSTLLLAAVIFGLGPLLFQWRFVGPGGERIAYGEALHHVYFLLFGQPSLPYVDDWLVESLNILIPPVSIALVVDGVVRFAYLFFARHKNDKEWVTVVSETMKGHVVVCGAGRVGYRVVTQLREMGKDVVVVEKREDATFVSALRDENVPLLIDDTRSPLCLPRTHVKHASAIVCATDDDLANLNIALDARRLNPGIRVVIRLFDDDLGAKVRDTFKAEALSSSSLAAPAMALAALDPRLVHSFRIGKHLMVVSLFVAREGLPGMNVSQVRDRFGGLALSLIRGAEETLHPQGDVVFQPGDQVTIQASYPEYCALRAFTGEGEAPAYADHDNFLMPGYRPTG; encoded by the coding sequence ATGAAGAGCTTCTCCGCGCGGCTGATGGTGGACCTGAGGTACCTGCGCGCGCTGTCGCGGAGGTTCCGCAGCACGCTGCTGCTGGCGGCGGTCATCTTCGGGCTGGGGCCGCTGCTGTTCCAGTGGCGCTTCGTGGGGCCGGGCGGGGAGCGCATCGCCTACGGGGAGGCGTTGCACCACGTCTACTTCCTGCTCTTCGGTCAGCCGTCGCTGCCGTACGTGGACGACTGGCTGGTGGAGAGCCTGAACATCCTCATCCCCCCCGTCAGCATCGCGCTGGTGGTGGATGGCGTGGTGCGCTTCGCGTACCTCTTCTTCGCCCGGCACAAGAACGACAAGGAGTGGGTCACCGTGGTGTCCGAAACGATGAAGGGCCACGTCGTGGTGTGCGGGGCGGGGCGCGTGGGCTACCGCGTGGTGACGCAGCTGCGGGAGATGGGCAAGGACGTGGTGGTGGTGGAGAAGCGCGAGGACGCGACGTTCGTGTCCGCGCTGCGGGATGAGAACGTGCCGCTGCTCATCGACGACACGCGCAGCCCGCTGTGCCTGCCGCGCACGCACGTGAAGCACGCGTCCGCCATCGTCTGCGCCACGGACGACGACCTGGCGAACCTGAACATCGCGCTGGACGCGCGCAGGCTCAACCCGGGCATCCGCGTGGTCATCCGCCTGTTCGACGACGACCTGGGCGCGAAGGTGCGCGACACGTTCAAGGCGGAGGCCCTGTCCAGCTCCTCGCTGGCCGCGCCCGCCATGGCGCTGGCGGCGCTGGACCCGCGACTCGTGCACTCCTTCCGCATTGGCAAGCACCTGATGGTGGTGTCGCTGTTCGTGGCGCGTGAGGGCCTGCCGGGCATGAACGTGTCCCAGGTGCGCGACCGCTTCGGAGGGCTGGCCCTGTCACTCATCCGGGGCGCGGAGGAGACGCTGCACCCTCAGGGGGACGTGGTGTTCCAGCCGGGAGACCAGGTCACCATCCAGGCGTCCTATCCGGAGTACTGCGCCCTGAGGGCCTTCACCGGCGAGGGGGAGGCGCCCGCGTACGCGGACCACGACAACTTCCTCATGCCCGGCTACCGCCCCACGGGGTGA
- the tatB gene encoding Sec-independent protein translocase protein TatB — protein MFNIGAGEMVFILVAALIVLGPQRLPELARAIGKFMREFRRQTDDVRNVVEREFYAMDEEFNRELPARPGTRVPSPPPELTGGLHHLPDGSLPNMLAEPAPSLTAPLEPAHLPAPEAAVESHGPSAEAAALAVATGPQASPEAEGDAAGTEPRPGADGLPQLAPIPGTVARNAPKRS, from the coding sequence ATGTTCAACATCGGCGCAGGCGAAATGGTGTTCATCCTGGTGGCCGCGCTGATCGTGCTCGGCCCCCAGCGGTTGCCTGAGCTGGCGCGGGCCATCGGCAAGTTCATGCGCGAGTTCCGTCGCCAGACGGACGACGTGCGCAACGTGGTGGAGCGCGAGTTCTACGCGATGGACGAGGAGTTCAACCGCGAGCTTCCGGCCCGCCCGGGCACGCGCGTGCCGTCCCCGCCGCCGGAGCTGACGGGGGGCCTGCACCACCTGCCGGATGGCTCCCTGCCCAACATGCTCGCGGAGCCCGCGCCGTCGCTCACCGCGCCGTTGGAGCCCGCGCACCTGCCCGCACCCGAAGCGGCGGTGGAGTCCCACGGGCCGTCCGCGGAGGCGGCCGCCCTGGCGGTGGCCACCGGTCCCCAGGCTTCGCCGGAAGCGGAGGGTGACGCGGCAGGGACGGAGCCGCGCCCTGGCGCGGATGGCCTTCCGCAACTCGCCCCCATCCCGGGCACGGTGGCGCGCAACGCGCCGAAACGGAGCTGA
- the tatC gene encoding twin-arginine translocase subunit TatC → MSLSEHLTELRTRLVKCSLAVLVLGAASLLFAKPIFGLLMRPVLDALPADGRSLVYTSGIEEINVLMKVGVYCGIFLTTPVILWQIWGFVSPGLYPEERKYASPFVMLGSVAFLVGAMFCYFLVLPSMFKFLLSEEETLALEQRVDTARLGAEDALRFLRIGEVERAGHLAKQTSAALTAAGQGQVKDPEVATAKSVELTARLKGLGDLLDAASDGLGVPARGVLRAAVEKRVEAVNAFGRQDYVASEVAMDQAASLLAGVAPTRAEEMSGLWRLEKELARGHAEAEAARWTRPMLTMNEQLSLVLLLILAFGVIFELPLVMALLGIVGVVQSKWLFRYQRHAFVVCLIAAAILTPTGDVVNLSLMAGPMLLCYELGVLAVWLIEKRRSKSEASTDITPAA, encoded by the coding sequence ATGAGCCTGTCGGAGCACCTGACGGAGCTGCGCACGCGGCTGGTGAAGTGTTCGCTCGCGGTGCTCGTGCTGGGCGCCGCGTCGCTGCTCTTCGCCAAGCCCATCTTCGGTCTGCTGATGCGGCCGGTGCTCGACGCGCTGCCCGCGGACGGCCGGTCGCTCGTCTACACATCCGGCATCGAAGAAATCAACGTGCTGATGAAGGTGGGCGTGTACTGCGGCATCTTCCTCACCACGCCCGTCATCCTCTGGCAGATCTGGGGCTTCGTGTCGCCCGGGCTCTACCCGGAGGAGCGCAAGTACGCGTCGCCCTTCGTGATGCTGGGCTCGGTGGCGTTCCTCGTGGGCGCGATGTTCTGCTACTTCCTGGTGCTGCCCTCCATGTTCAAGTTCCTCCTGAGCGAGGAGGAGACGCTGGCGCTGGAGCAGCGCGTGGACACCGCGAGGCTGGGCGCGGAGGACGCGCTGCGCTTCCTGCGCATTGGCGAGGTGGAGCGCGCCGGGCACCTGGCGAAGCAGACCAGCGCCGCGCTGACGGCCGCGGGGCAGGGCCAGGTGAAGGACCCGGAGGTCGCGACCGCGAAGAGCGTGGAGCTGACCGCGCGCCTGAAGGGCCTGGGCGACCTGCTGGACGCGGCGTCGGACGGGCTGGGCGTGCCCGCGCGCGGCGTGCTGCGCGCGGCGGTGGAGAAGCGGGTGGAGGCGGTGAACGCCTTCGGCCGGCAGGACTACGTCGCGTCGGAGGTGGCCATGGACCAGGCGGCGAGCCTGCTCGCGGGCGTGGCCCCCACGCGCGCGGAGGAGATGTCCGGCCTGTGGCGGCTGGAGAAGGAGCTGGCCCGGGGGCACGCGGAGGCGGAGGCGGCGCGCTGGACGCGGCCCATGCTGACGATGAACGAGCAGCTGTCGCTGGTGCTGCTGCTCATCCTCGCCTTCGGCGTCATCTTCGAGCTGCCGCTGGTGATGGCGCTGCTGGGCATCGTCGGGGTGGTGCAGTCGAAGTGGCTCTTCCGCTACCAGCGCCACGCGTTCGTGGTGTGCCTCATCGCGGCGGCCATCCTGACGCCCACGGGCGACGTGGTGAACCTGTCGCTCATGGCCGGCCCCATGCTGCTCTGCTACGAGCTGGGCGTGCTGGCGGTGTGGCTCATCGAGAAGCGCCGCTCGAAGTCGGAAGCCTCCACGGACATCACCCCGGCGGCGTAG
- a CDS encoding histone deacetylase family protein, which yields MRKVVRTMTATLLLTDPLFLQHDPGEGHPESPARLRRILQLLARAPIAGTVMAQPRSATDAELAAVHSPELLASLAKLNGHSAEIDGDTFVSPDSVDAARLAAGAAVQAVEAVLAGKARNAFALVRPPGHHAEPDRAMGFCLFNNAAVAAEAGRRLGAERVLVLDWDVHHGNGTQAAFWGRRDVLYQSVHQFPYYPGSGAAPEVGRGEGQGFTVNCGLPGGNTDADYGMIFEELLLPVAQAYRPQLILVSAGFDPHRDDPIGGMDVTERGFAAMCTSVRKLAEEVCGGKLVLCLEGGYSLEGLSNSVHACIEVLAGRDDSFATGHTNADARHALAASRQALQPFWASVR from the coding sequence ATGCGTAAGGTCGTCCGTACGATGACCGCGACGCTGCTGCTCACCGACCCGCTGTTCCTCCAGCACGACCCCGGCGAGGGCCACCCGGAGTCCCCCGCCCGGCTGCGGCGCATCCTCCAGCTGCTGGCCCGCGCGCCCATCGCGGGCACGGTGATGGCGCAGCCCCGCTCCGCCACCGACGCGGAGCTGGCGGCGGTGCACTCGCCGGAGCTGCTGGCTTCGCTCGCGAAGTTGAACGGGCACAGCGCGGAGATCGACGGTGACACCTTCGTGTCCCCGGACAGCGTGGACGCGGCGCGGCTGGCGGCGGGCGCGGCGGTGCAGGCCGTGGAGGCGGTGCTCGCGGGCAAGGCGAGGAACGCGTTCGCGCTGGTGCGGCCCCCGGGCCACCACGCGGAGCCGGACCGGGCCATGGGCTTCTGCCTGTTCAACAACGCCGCCGTCGCCGCGGAGGCCGGACGGCGGCTGGGCGCGGAGCGCGTGCTGGTGCTGGACTGGGACGTGCACCACGGCAACGGCACCCAGGCGGCGTTCTGGGGCCGGCGCGACGTGCTCTACCAGTCCGTGCACCAGTTCCCCTACTACCCGGGCAGCGGCGCCGCGCCGGAGGTGGGCCGGGGCGAGGGCCAGGGCTTCACCGTCAACTGCGGCCTGCCCGGCGGCAACACCGACGCCGACTACGGGATGATCTTCGAGGAGCTGCTGCTGCCCGTCGCCCAGGCGTACCGGCCCCAGCTCATCCTCGTCTCCGCGGGCTTTGATCCGCACCGCGACGACCCCATTGGCGGCATGGACGTCACCGAGCGCGGCTTCGCGGCGATGTGCACCTCCGTGCGCAAGCTGGCGGAGGAGGTCTGCGGCGGCAAGCTGGTGCTGTGCCTGGAGGGGGGCTACTCGCTGGAGGGCCTGTCCAACTCCGTGCACGCGTGCATCGAGGTGCTGGCGGGCCGCGACGACAGCTTCGCCACCGGCCACACCAACGCGGACGCGCGCCACGCGCTGGCCGCCAGCCGTCAGGCGCTCCAGCCCTTCTGGGCCAGCGTGCGCTGA
- a CDS encoding methyl-accepting chemotaxis protein, which yields MARRLKKPGLRGILLGSFGLALAVVLGALYFVVPWQVEDYLKERLRAHARAKAQEVGALLMARGGIRSAPSLEGIYSQDEDFSVVALVDDQGSILATHPTQAPAWFRKALEDRTETESGPPPPLNGLAFPNGNEAVSVAVAPASGVPGEVVVVVNLSRLDDVLQTLRHTVLLAFLVGLVLFLLVAFLISRAFILQPLDTMMSMARKLAEADLTGRAEVRNSTDELGQLAEALNRMAQSWRDTLGRVRGVSDVVAGVIEQIHRTGTTVSSGAGTVQSRVEETSSSMVEMMASLRGIAENVEVLYQSAEESSSSIMEMAATNDEVAENVQAMAASVEETTSAIEQMTYSIKEVAKNIEDLSASTEDTSSAISEMDAAIGQVDANANETARLSEQVFEDAQTGVEALRKTLSGIDRIKDTSRTAAGVIDSLGRRISEIGNILNVIDDVAEQTNLLALNAAIIAAQAGEHGKGFAVVAEEIKDLAERTGASTKEIAELIRGVQEESRNAVVVMNQGYKSVEEGVQLGREAEGALRKINDSTQKSTQMVKAIARATVEQSRGSKQVTAAIHRISATVQMISQASNEQARGGEQIMKSAERMKTLTQHVQRSSQEQAHGSKQITRSIESINEMVTHLNRAQKEQTKGSEQVLKAVETIKGVSEHQTRSVRQLEEAIDNLTRQAEILRAEVRRFRV from the coding sequence TTGGCACGTCGCCTCAAGAAACCCGGTCTCCGGGGCATCCTCCTGGGTTCTTTCGGCCTCGCGTTGGCCGTCGTCCTTGGAGCGCTCTACTTCGTCGTCCCCTGGCAGGTGGAGGACTACCTGAAGGAGCGCTTGCGCGCTCACGCCCGTGCGAAGGCACAGGAGGTGGGTGCGCTGCTCATGGCACGGGGGGGCATCCGGTCGGCTCCCAGCCTGGAAGGCATCTACAGCCAGGACGAGGACTTCAGCGTCGTGGCCCTCGTGGATGACCAGGGCTCAATCCTGGCCACCCACCCCACGCAGGCACCGGCGTGGTTCCGGAAGGCCCTGGAGGATCGCACCGAAACGGAGTCCGGGCCTCCGCCTCCGCTGAACGGGCTGGCGTTCCCCAACGGCAACGAGGCGGTGTCCGTCGCCGTGGCGCCCGCGAGCGGTGTGCCCGGGGAGGTGGTGGTGGTGGTGAACCTGTCGCGGCTGGACGACGTGCTCCAGACGCTGCGCCACACCGTGCTGCTGGCCTTCCTGGTGGGGCTGGTGCTGTTCCTGCTGGTGGCGTTCCTCATCTCCCGCGCGTTCATCCTCCAGCCGCTGGACACGATGATGTCCATGGCGCGCAAGCTGGCGGAGGCCGACCTCACCGGCCGCGCGGAGGTGCGCAACAGCACGGACGAGCTGGGCCAGCTGGCGGAGGCGCTCAACCGCATGGCGCAGAGCTGGCGCGACACGCTGGGCCGCGTGCGCGGCGTGTCCGACGTGGTGGCGGGCGTCATCGAGCAGATCCACCGCACCGGCACCACCGTGTCCTCCGGCGCGGGCACCGTGCAGTCGCGCGTGGAGGAGACGTCCTCCTCCATGGTGGAGATGATGGCGTCCTTGCGCGGCATCGCGGAGAACGTGGAGGTCCTCTACCAGAGCGCGGAGGAGAGCAGCTCCTCCATCATGGAGATGGCCGCCACCAACGACGAGGTGGCGGAGAACGTCCAGGCCATGGCCGCCAGCGTGGAGGAGACGACCAGCGCCATCGAGCAGATGACGTACTCCATCAAGGAGGTGGCCAAGAACATCGAGGACCTGTCCGCCTCCACCGAGGACACCTCCTCCGCCATCAGTGAGATGGACGCGGCCATCGGCCAGGTGGACGCCAACGCCAACGAGACGGCCCGCCTGTCCGAACAGGTCTTCGAGGACGCGCAGACGGGCGTGGAGGCCCTGCGCAAGACGCTGTCCGGCATCGACCGCATCAAGGACACCAGCCGCACCGCCGCGGGCGTCATCGACAGCCTGGGCCGGCGCATCTCCGAGATCGGCAACATCCTCAACGTCATCGACGACGTGGCGGAGCAGACGAACCTGCTGGCCCTCAACGCCGCCATCATCGCCGCGCAGGCCGGCGAGCACGGCAAGGGCTTCGCGGTGGTGGCCGAGGAGATCAAGGACCTGGCCGAGCGCACCGGCGCGTCCACCAAGGAGATCGCGGAGCTCATCCGGGGCGTGCAGGAGGAGAGCCGCAACGCCGTGGTGGTGATGAACCAGGGCTACAAGAGCGTGGAGGAGGGCGTGCAACTGGGCCGCGAGGCGGAGGGCGCCCTGCGGAAGATCAACGACAGCACGCAGAAGTCCACGCAGATGGTGAAGGCCATCGCCCGCGCCACGGTGGAGCAGTCCCGGGGCAGCAAGCAGGTGACCGCGGCCATCCACCGCATCTCCGCCACCGTGCAGATGATCTCCCAGGCCTCCAACGAGCAGGCCCGGGGCGGCGAGCAGATCATGAAGAGCGCGGAGCGGATGAAGACGCTCACCCAGCACGTCCAGCGCTCCAGCCAGGAGCAGGCGCACGGCAGCAAGCAGATCACCCGCTCCATCGAGAGCATCAACGAGATGGTCACCCACCTGAACCGCGCCCAGAAGGAGCAGACCAAGGGCAGCGAACAGGTGCTCAAGGCGGTGGAGACCATCAAGGGCGTGTCCGAGCACCAGACGCGTTCGGTGCGCCAGTTGGAAGAAGCCATCGACAACCTGACGCGGCAGGCGGAGATCCTCCGCGCCGAAGTGCGACGCTTCCGCGTCTGA
- a CDS encoding MFS transporter produces MPAEPAAPRTVSERAVVLLIGAVQFVNILDFVMVMPLGPDFAKGLGIESSHIGTIGGSYTAAASVAGLVGGYMLDRFDRRKALAVCMLGLVAATAAGGLSTGLSTLLLTRVCAGLFGGPATALSLSIIADLIPAERRGRALGAVMASFSVASVLGVPMALKVAEVGGWRLPFFAVAALGLVVATAALLLLPPVRGHLGQGGGAARAPGVGALLGRTDVQLSYLMTALVMMSGFIVIPNISAYLQQNLGYPRDRLWFLYFVGGIVSFVTLRLTGPLVDRFGSFRVGTAGVLLAACATYVGFISYPAWLPIPLVFMGFMLAMGMRNVAYNTLTSRVPDNPVRARFMSLQSATQHMASALGAFLSSRLLMDLPDGTLGGMGTIAWVSIGLSLGVPGMLWVVEKRVRSREQALALATPASQGLAVPLSSPANPHT; encoded by the coding sequence ATGCCCGCCGAACCCGCCGCTCCCCGCACCGTCTCCGAGCGCGCCGTGGTGCTGCTCATCGGCGCGGTGCAGTTCGTCAACATCCTGGACTTCGTGATGGTGATGCCGCTGGGCCCCGACTTCGCGAAGGGGCTGGGCATCGAGTCGTCGCACATCGGCACCATTGGCGGCAGCTACACCGCCGCCGCGAGCGTGGCGGGGCTGGTGGGCGGCTACATGCTGGACCGCTTCGACCGCCGCAAGGCGCTGGCGGTGTGCATGCTGGGGCTGGTGGCGGCCACGGCGGCGGGGGGCCTGTCCACGGGGCTGTCCACGCTGCTGCTGACGCGGGTGTGCGCGGGCCTCTTCGGCGGGCCGGCGACGGCGCTGTCGCTGTCCATCATCGCGGACCTCATCCCGGCGGAGCGCCGGGGCCGGGCGCTGGGCGCGGTGATGGCATCCTTCTCCGTGGCGTCCGTGCTGGGCGTCCCCATGGCCCTGAAGGTGGCGGAGGTGGGCGGCTGGCGGCTGCCCTTCTTCGCGGTGGCGGCGCTGGGGCTGGTGGTGGCCACGGCCGCGCTCCTGCTGCTGCCGCCGGTGCGCGGCCACCTGGGCCAGGGCGGCGGCGCGGCCCGGGCGCCGGGCGTGGGCGCGCTCCTGGGCCGCACCGACGTGCAGCTGTCCTACCTGATGACGGCGCTCGTGATGATGAGCGGCTTCATCGTCATCCCCAACATCTCCGCCTACCTCCAGCAGAACCTGGGCTACCCGCGCGACCGGCTGTGGTTCCTCTACTTCGTGGGCGGCATCGTGAGCTTCGTCACGCTGCGGCTGACGGGGCCGCTGGTGGACCGCTTCGGCTCCTTCCGCGTGGGCACGGCGGGCGTGCTCCTGGCCGCGTGCGCCACCTACGTGGGCTTCATCTCCTATCCGGCGTGGCTGCCCATCCCGCTCGTCTTCATGGGCTTCATGCTGGCCATGGGGATGCGCAACGTGGCGTACAACACGCTCACCTCCCGCGTGCCGGACAACCCGGTGCGCGCCCGCTTCATGTCGTTGCAGTCCGCGACGCAGCACATGGCGTCCGCCCTGGGCGCCTTCCTGTCCTCCCGCCTGTTGATGGACCTGCCGGACGGGACGCTGGGCGGAATGGGGACCATCGCCTGGGTGTCCATCGGTTTGTCGCTGGGGGTGCCCGGCATGTTGTGGGTGGTGGAGAAGCGGGTCCGCTCGCGCGAGCAGGCCCTGGCCCTGGCAACACCCGCCTCCCAGGGGCTGGCGGTGCCGCTGTCCTCCCCGGCGAACCCCCACACCTGA
- a CDS encoding porin: MRKRWGWAGLLGVLVASAVEAADAKDEKPPKVETPKGDKGFAIASDDGNYRLGAGLQSGYKLEPVWQDGESKSRTAFPFLRPRIYGNVYRPWISFWTSLELASPLAPYLLDSYVDLQPWKVAGVRVGQHYTPLSRHESLGPQQILFPEFAPVANYFWTGRDKGVTFMGTTDTLEYYAGIYGGSPLRSITSDPGRWVSNARLTVSPMGPMGYGELPYIMSDEKGAPLRVSFTVQGAGGKVERRDENFNVETGGFDITDEGVRKFATGGVDFMLQAQRFTFFMEAYLERTNPEETGSSYTSVGAWAQADYVFYKKVLDAGVRLSWLDASRELTDDTLYIAEAQLAWFVDAPILAIKLRYQHAHQASPDPALLGAVNLAKEAGTSNLLTLQLNLAF, encoded by the coding sequence ATGCGCAAGCGGTGGGGATGGGCGGGGCTGCTGGGCGTGCTCGTGGCGTCAGCCGTGGAGGCCGCGGACGCGAAGGACGAAAAGCCTCCGAAGGTGGAGACGCCGAAGGGGGACAAGGGCTTCGCCATCGCGTCCGACGACGGCAACTACCGGCTGGGCGCGGGCCTGCAGAGTGGCTACAAGCTGGAGCCCGTCTGGCAGGACGGCGAGTCGAAGTCGCGCACGGCGTTCCCGTTCCTGCGCCCGCGCATCTACGGCAACGTGTACCGGCCGTGGATAAGCTTCTGGACGTCGCTGGAGCTGGCGTCGCCGCTGGCGCCCTACCTGCTGGACTCCTACGTGGACCTGCAACCGTGGAAGGTCGCGGGCGTGCGCGTGGGCCAGCACTACACGCCGCTCAGCCGGCATGAGTCGCTGGGGCCGCAGCAGATCCTCTTCCCCGAGTTCGCGCCGGTGGCGAACTACTTCTGGACGGGCCGCGACAAGGGCGTGACGTTCATGGGGACCACGGACACGCTGGAGTACTACGCGGGCATCTACGGAGGCTCGCCGCTGCGCTCCATCACGTCGGACCCGGGGCGGTGGGTGTCCAATGCGCGGCTCACCGTGAGCCCCATGGGCCCCATGGGCTACGGCGAGCTGCCGTACATCATGTCGGATGAGAAGGGCGCGCCGCTGCGCGTGTCCTTCACGGTGCAGGGCGCGGGCGGCAAGGTGGAGCGCCGCGACGAGAACTTCAACGTGGAGACGGGCGGCTTCGACATCACCGACGAGGGCGTGCGCAAGTTCGCCACCGGCGGCGTGGACTTCATGCTCCAGGCCCAGCGCTTCACCTTCTTCATGGAGGCGTACCTGGAGCGCACGAACCCCGAGGAGACGGGTTCGAGCTACACCAGCGTGGGGGCGTGGGCCCAGGCCGACTACGTCTTCTACAAGAAGGTGCTGGACGCGGGCGTGCGTCTGTCCTGGCTGGACGCGAGCCGCGAACTGACCGACGACACGCTCTACATCGCGGAGGCGCAGCTCGCGTGGTTCGTGGACGCACCCATCCTCGCCATCAAGCTGCGCTACCAGCACGCGCACCAGGCCTCGCCGGATCCCGCGTTGCTGGGCGCGGTGAACCTGGCGAAGGAGGCGGGCACGTCCAACCTCCTCACGCTCCAGCTCAATCTGGCGTTCTGA
- the glsA gene encoding glutaminase A — MSKSLGSRKRRAATALVCVMGLLGVPGVGFGQQPTPAQAPKAQPARKTPPAAADAEVSAAEAKDALQRAHSRFKGVKEGKNADYIPSLAKVDPGLFGIVLVTVDGRVYSVGDSESPFAIESVSKPFTLARVLQDVGAAKVEKKIGTNATGEPFNSITAIEQNKEANRPPAGNPLVNAGAITAVSMVPAKSADERWTRIHDTLNDFAGRELPVNEEVYRSESATNTRNRAISWLLKSYDALPGDPMEALDVYTRQCSVNVTAKDLAIMGATLANGGMNPVTGKRVVDSDNAQKVLSQMLTTGLYENSGDWSFTAGLPAKSGVGGGIVAVVPGRFAVATFSPPLDKAGNSVRGQKAVESIITELGGDIFSSGGAKQAARSGGGVSGSR; from the coding sequence ATGTCGAAGTCCCTGGGCAGCAGGAAGCGGCGGGCCGCCACGGCGCTCGTGTGTGTGATGGGGTTGCTGGGCGTGCCAGGGGTGGGGTTTGGCCAGCAGCCCACCCCCGCGCAGGCACCGAAGGCGCAGCCCGCGCGCAAGACGCCGCCGGCTGCCGCCGACGCGGAGGTGTCCGCCGCGGAGGCGAAGGACGCACTGCAGCGGGCGCACTCCCGCTTCAAGGGCGTGAAGGAGGGCAAGAACGCGGACTACATCCCCTCGCTGGCGAAGGTGGACCCCGGCCTCTTCGGCATCGTGCTGGTGACGGTGGATGGGCGCGTGTACTCGGTGGGGGACTCGGAGTCCCCGTTCGCCATCGAGTCCGTCTCCAAGCCCTTCACCCTGGCGCGCGTCCTCCAGGACGTGGGCGCCGCGAAGGTGGAGAAGAAGATTGGCACCAACGCCACCGGCGAGCCCTTCAACTCCATCACCGCCATTGAGCAGAACAAGGAGGCGAACCGGCCGCCCGCGGGCAACCCGCTGGTGAACGCGGGCGCCATCACCGCGGTGAGCATGGTGCCGGCGAAGAGCGCGGACGAGCGCTGGACGCGCATCCATGACACGCTCAACGACTTCGCCGGGCGCGAGCTCCCCGTGAACGAAGAGGTCTACCGCTCCGAGTCCGCCACCAACACGCGCAACCGGGCCATCTCCTGGCTGCTCAAGTCCTACGACGCGCTGCCTGGAGACCCCATGGAGGCGCTGGACGTCTACACGCGGCAGTGCTCCGTGAACGTCACCGCGAAGGACCTGGCCATCATGGGCGCGACGCTGGCCAACGGCGGGATGAACCCCGTCACCGGCAAGCGCGTGGTGGACTCCGATAACGCCCAGAAGGTGCTGTCGCAGATGCTCACCACCGGCCTCTACGAGAACTCCGGGGACTGGTCCTTCACCGCGGGCCTGCCGGCCAAGAGCGGCGTGGGCGGTGGGATTGTCGCGGTGGTGCCGGGCCGCTTCGCGGTGGCGACGTTCTCCCCGCCCCTGGACAAGGCAGGCAACAGCGTGCGCGGCCAGAAGGCGGTGGAGTCCATCATCACGGAGCTGGGCGGGGACATCTTCTCCTCGGGCGGCGCGAAGCAGGCGGCCCGCTCCGGCGGAGGAGTGTCCGGCTCGCGATAG